The Antennarius striatus isolate MH-2024 chromosome 23, ASM4005453v1, whole genome shotgun sequence genome has a segment encoding these proteins:
- the si:dkey-28a3.2 gene encoding uncharacterized protein si:dkey-28a3.2 isoform X1: MPTTKDKGGSVSHRHRPVSEYDYVALSQKREYWRTKKREQRARLSEHRRNQMQGSRGKKLCPAVNSTLSGSFGAFSSPSQSPDESYKPAKMCQASHSGNTEGKWSVETTENQKKRCLEMVNLNKVLPQLPASSCSISSKASGGNTVTVRYPTRNAGSRALISLRSSRTQLNTSSSVPPARVTRIVKGNFSKITPQSMQAVLVPKSQCEAQVAVSNQSKSFASNATTGMIFVSPPCIPASIKTESQTVNTTPERGTKSALAMSHRAKGVNNSQSSLVSEEERATKRREHWRIKKREQRAKLAARAKEIQCTERTLPRQITQKTRIAGDQILQHLPSQSFLRRVGQKNCPPRVIKAFLSVKKENKVQSHAGPATVSLQTDQIKHKIPHLAVPSDVISLRKPGESQRKFQNNEYLSNVSKETVRCKTPRHRFIEAHRNFMNQRNIRCKSQFLVSIFGTRNIPKIDPSDTPEQIIAKRREYWRIKKREQRAKLSMEMKARLKEKDSLMRRVKRYQKILEEMRRARALSQSTGSVLTNTSETIGGFIKEDGTVTINIPEVHLKSEEDLRAVSNHNHVRKPHHQAETELNSPVGMNELPSPPRLAQVKVSLPCLEHSLGKPPTLMSDRPTLRESTIHCYSHSSAFGQLTLSHPQTPKVTSERSAEALTPSGCVMKMAVSHSVPSVPSCDPALREDRMAKKREYWRIKKREQRAARAVRLKQGVLQAKANATSEKRKVQKQVTATSGLPDRNLASPVQISKSTSGVAVMTHAHEIKQENEFVPGDDLHFPAEAICADMKPPASPPSPPVPQSECDPALGADSQATTLLAVASMKKLLEESLSTVTDCKNEQADIEIKPMEDASEMDKKPILVGENNVIPFAADQTVETKSWKPGTDAFTKRDSPSSHLKYRAQICETHPPLPPSSETILLPTCEHSSQTPSKFIINATKTTDCTSFRTLCTKTEGYQSCCSPEPPKLHHLPLDQLQQELCEQQQANDDSCEALERSSGLSPLQRKREYWKLMKRQQRARLKARQTGRRDGSSSSIVSDTNVQAPGVINISTDKDIHPPAPKPTPSIASLSTVTSMPTLLVVSPTTCNAENSLNTLQVKMPITSISCSSLREQNKVNVGRSRIKSDYPGASESQQEMLEQQKWMSGSMDVDSTPYLPMLKPPDNPLSSIDLQPIEPPGKILHSPLSPIKNPCFQFESPTHLVEPSTKLGPTSTMVPPKPLPGEAEEDFRRRKREYWRIKKKEQRARKAIHDKGLTPRRVALNRKPILPAKEIQTQDTSQWVRTTEGPEHLTITSPVNDLGSFPCSYLAPVEDEAELVNYESSQRDDGPVSDAVWRNHYLMDYDPLNQLLVCMVCGEHQYSHSLEGVRAHIDEAHPDTLTMHLRDKQRILEAWDEQVSQRERFFTSQLQQQSGGALADTHRDRVN, encoded by the exons ATGCCAACAACAAAAGATAAAGGTGGTTCGGTGTCCCACCGCCACCGACCCGTCTCAGAATATGACTATGTGGCCCTTTCCCAAAAGAGAGAATACTGGAGAACCAAGAAGAGAGAGCAGAGGGCCCGCCTGTCGGAGCACAGGAGAAACCAAATGCAAGGCAGTCGAGGGAAAAAGCTCTGTCCTGCCGTGAACTCCACTCTATCTGGATCATTTGGTGCCTTCTCTTCTCCTTCGCAGAGTCCTGATGAGTCATACAAACCAGCCAAGATGTGTCAGGCATCACATAGTGGAAATACAGAGGGGAAATGGTCAGTTGAAACCACCgaaaaccaaaagaaaaggTGTCTAGAGATGGTGAACCTCAACAAGGTCTTGCCCCAGCTGCCAGCCTCGTCATGTTCCATTTCATCCAAAGCCTCTGGGGGCAACACAGTTACAGTAAGATACCCAACAAGAAATGCTGGGAGCAGAGCCCTTATCTCACTCAGATCCAGTAGAACCCAACTGAACACCAGTTCCTCAGTGCCTCCAGCCAGAGTGACCAGAATTGTCAAGGGAAATTTTTCCAAAATAACTCCTCAGTCTATGCAGGCAGTCTTAGTCCCCAAAAGCCAATGTGAGGCTCAAGTCGCAGTGAGCAATCAGTCTAAATCCTTCGCCTCCAATGCAACCACAGGTATGATTTTTGTCTCTCCGCCTTGCATCCCTGCTTCTATCAAAACTGAGAGCCAAACAGTGAACACAACACCTGAACGTGGAACAAAGAGTGCTTTGGCCATGTCACACAGGGCTAAAGGTGTTAACAACTCACAATCTTCCCTGGtgtcagaagaagaaagagcaaCCAAGCGTAGAGAACACTGGCGGATCAAAAAGCGAGAGCAAAGAGCAAAGTTGGCAGCTCGAGCCAAAGAGATACAGTGCACGGAAAGAACATTACCGAGGCAAATCACACAGAAAACAAGAATTGCTGGAGACCAGATTCTTCAGCATCTTCCATCTCAGTCTTTTTTGAGAAGAGTAGGTCAGAAGAATTGTCCTCCTCGAGTCATCAAGGCATTTCTATCTgtcaaaaaggaaaacaaagtgCAAAGTCATGCAGGTCCAGCTACAGTTAGCCTTCAAACAGATcagataaaacataaaattccaCATCTAGCTGTCCCATCTGATGTTATTTCTCTGAGAAAGCCAGGAGAATCACAAAGAAAGtttcaaaataatgaatatcTTTCAAATGTTTCCAAAGAAACTGTACGATGTAAAACACCTAGACATAGGTTTATTGAAGCTCACAGAAACTTTATGAATCAAAGAAATATAAGATGTAAATCTCAGTTCCTTGTTTCAATCTTTGGAACAAGAAATATTCCCAAAATTGATCCCAGTGACACGCCTGAGCAAATAATTGCCAAACGGCGAGAGTACTGGCGGATTAAAAAGCGTGAACAGCGAGCTAAGCTGTCGATGGAGATGAAGGCGCGGTTGAAGGAAAAGGACTCTCTGATGCGAAGAGTCAAACGCTACCAGAAAATCCTTGAGGAGATGAGAAGGGCCAGAGCGCTGAGCCAGTCTACAGGAAGCGTCCTTACTAACACCTCTGAGACCATCGGAGGGTTCATTAAAGAGGATGGAACAGTGACCATTAATATTCCTGAGGTTCATCTCAAAAGTGAAGAGGATCTTCGTGCAGTTTCAAATCATAACCACGTCAGAAAACCTCATCATCAAGCTGAGACTGAACTGAACAGTCCTGTTGGGATGAATGAACTCCCATCTCCACCTCGTTTAGCTCAAGTGAAAGTCTCTCTTCCGTGTCTTGAACATTCTTTGGGCAAACCTCCAACGCTAATGTCAGACAGACCAACTCTTCGTGAAAGCACAATCCATTGTTATTCACACTCATCAGCTTTTGGTCAGCTAACGCTCTCTCACCCTCAAACACCAAAAGTTACTTCTGAAAGATCGGCAGAAGCGTTGACCCCCAGTGGATGTGTCATGAAGATGGCAGTCTCTCATAGTGTCCCATCTGTGCCATCTTGTGATCCAGCGTTGAGAGAGGACAGGATGGCAAAGAAGAGAGAGTATTGGAGGATAAAGAAACGTGAACAGCGAGCAGCTCGTGCTGTTCGACTGAAGCAGGGTGTCCTACAGGCGAAGGCCAACGCAACGTCAGAGAAGAGGAAGGTCCAGAAGCAAGTAACAGCAACCTCTGGTCTGCCAGACAGGAATCTGGCTAGCCCTGTACAGATCAGTAAAAGTACTAGTGGCGTGGCTGTTATGACACATGCACATGAGATAAAACAGGAGAATGAGTTTGTGCCAGGAGATGACCTACATTTTCCAGCAGAAGCCATCTGTGCAGATATGAAACCTCCAGCCTCCCCACCATCACCCCCCGTGCCTCAGTCAGAGTGTGACCCAGCTCTGGGTGCAGACAGCCAGGCTACTACCCTGCTAGCTGTGGCTTCTATGAAGAAACTCCTGGAGGAATCCCTCAGCACAGTGACAGACTGTAAAAACGAGCAAGCTGACATTGAAATAAAGCCAATGGAAGATGCTTCAGAGATGGACAAGAAACCGATTTTGGTTGGGGAGAATAATGTGATTCCATTCGCTGCTGACCAGACAGTAGAGACAAAGAGCTGGAAGCCAGGCACTGATGCCTTCACAAAAAGAGATTCACCAAGCTCTCATTTGAAGTACAGAGCACAAATTTGTGagactcatcctcctcttcctccctccagtGAGACGATCTTGCTTCCCACCTGTGAGCACTCATCACAAACTCCCTCCAAATTTATTATAAATGCCACAAAAACCACTGACTGCACATCATTCAGAACCCTATGTACCAAGACAGAAGGCTACCAGAGCTGCTGTTCCCCAGAGCCGCCAAAGCTTCATCATCTACCTTTGGATCAACTGCAGCAAGAGCTGTGTGAACAGCAACAGGCAAACGACGATTCCTGCGAAGCGTTAGAACGCTCTAGTGGTTTGAGCCccctgcagaggaagagggagtACTGGAAGCTGATGAAGAGGCAGCAAAGGGCCAGGTTAAAGGCCAGACAAACGGGAAGACGGGACGGAAGTAGCAGCAGCATCGTCTCCGATACAAATGTCCAG GCCCCGGGTGTCATTAACATCAGCACAGATAAGGATATACACCCTCCAGCCCCCAAACCCACGCCATCCATTGCCTCTCTGTCGACAGTGACGAGTATGCCGACACTCCTTGTTGTCAGCCCCACGACATGTAATGCTGAGAACTCTCTAAACACACTCCAGGTCAAAATGCCCATCACCAGTATCTCCTGTTCATCCCTACGTGAACAAAACAAAGTCAACGTTGGGCGGTCACGAATCAAGTCTGATTACCCAGGAGCTTCAGAGAGTCAACAAGAAATGCTTGAACAGCAGAAGTGGATGTCTGGAAGCATGGATGTAGACTCAACTCCCTACCTACCTATGCTGAAACCCCCGGACAACCCGTTGTCAAGTATCGACCTTCAACCGATTGAACCCCCTGGGAAAATTTTACACTCCCCCCTAAGTCCAATAAAGAACCCATGTTTTCAGTTTGAGAGCCCCACACATTTAGTAGAACCGTCCACCAAGCTGGGACCTACAAGCACCATGGTTCCACCAAAGCCCCTTCCAGGGGAGGCTGAAGAGGATTTTCGGAGGAGGAAACGGGAGTATTGGaggataaaaaagaaagagcagAGAGCCAGGAAGGCGATTCATGATAAGGGCCTAACCCCAAGGAGAGTCGCTCTGAACCGGAAACCCATTCTGCCTGCcaaagaaatacaaacacag GACACGAGTCAGTGGGTGAGAACCACCGAGGGACCAGAACATTTAACCAT TACGTCACCGGTGAATGACCTGGGATCCTTTCCCTGCTCATATTTAGCACCAGTAGAAG ATGAGGCAGAGCTGGTGAACTACGAGAGCAGCCAAAGAGATGACGGTCCAGTCTCAGACGCTGTGTGGAGGAACCACTACCTCATGGACTATGATCCACTCAACCAGCTGTTGGTGTGCATGGTATGTGGGGAGCATCAGTACTCTCACAGCCTGGAAGGAGTGAGGGCCCACATCGACGAAGCTCATCCGGACACCTTGACGATGCATTTGAGGGACAAACAGAGAATCCTGGAGGCTTGGGATGAGCAGGTGTCCCAGCGGGAACGCTTCTTCACCAGCCAGCTCCAGCAGCAAAGCGGGGGGGCCCTGGCAG acacacacagagacagagtcAACTGA
- the si:dkey-28a3.2 gene encoding uncharacterized protein si:dkey-28a3.2 isoform X2 has translation MPTLLVVSPTTCNAENSLNTLQVKMPITSISCSSLREQNKVNVGRSRIKSDYPGASESQQEMLEQQKWMSGSMDVDSTPYLPMLKPPDNPLSSIDLQPIEPPGKILHSPLSPIKNPCFQFESPTHLVEPSTKLGPTSTMVPPKPLPGEAEEDFRRRKREYWRIKKKEQRARKAIHDKGLTPRRVALNRKPILPAKEIQTQDTSQWVRTTEGPEHLTITSPVNDLGSFPCSYLAPVEDEAELVNYESSQRDDGPVSDAVWRNHYLMDYDPLNQLLVCMVCGEHQYSHSLEGVRAHIDEAHPDTLTMHLRDKQRILEAWDEQVSQRERFFTSQLQQQSGGALADTHRDRVN, from the exons ATGCCGACACTCCTTGTTGTCAGCCCCACGACATGTAATGCTGAGAACTCTCTAAACACACTCCAGGTCAAAATGCCCATCACCAGTATCTCCTGTTCATCCCTACGTGAACAAAACAAAGTCAACGTTGGGCGGTCACGAATCAAGTCTGATTACCCAGGAGCTTCAGAGAGTCAACAAGAAATGCTTGAACAGCAGAAGTGGATGTCTGGAAGCATGGATGTAGACTCAACTCCCTACCTACCTATGCTGAAACCCCCGGACAACCCGTTGTCAAGTATCGACCTTCAACCGATTGAACCCCCTGGGAAAATTTTACACTCCCCCCTAAGTCCAATAAAGAACCCATGTTTTCAGTTTGAGAGCCCCACACATTTAGTAGAACCGTCCACCAAGCTGGGACCTACAAGCACCATGGTTCCACCAAAGCCCCTTCCAGGGGAGGCTGAAGAGGATTTTCGGAGGAGGAAACGGGAGTATTGGaggataaaaaagaaagagcagAGAGCCAGGAAGGCGATTCATGATAAGGGCCTAACCCCAAGGAGAGTCGCTCTGAACCGGAAACCCATTCTGCCTGCcaaagaaatacaaacacag GACACGAGTCAGTGGGTGAGAACCACCGAGGGACCAGAACATTTAACCAT TACGTCACCGGTGAATGACCTGGGATCCTTTCCCTGCTCATATTTAGCACCAGTAGAAG ATGAGGCAGAGCTGGTGAACTACGAGAGCAGCCAAAGAGATGACGGTCCAGTCTCAGACGCTGTGTGGAGGAACCACTACCTCATGGACTATGATCCACTCAACCAGCTGTTGGTGTGCATGGTATGTGGGGAGCATCAGTACTCTCACAGCCTGGAAGGAGTGAGGGCCCACATCGACGAAGCTCATCCGGACACCTTGACGATGCATTTGAGGGACAAACAGAGAATCCTGGAGGCTTGGGATGAGCAGGTGTCCCAGCGGGAACGCTTCTTCACCAGCCAGCTCCAGCAGCAAAGCGGGGGGGCCCTGGCAG acacacacagagacagagtcAACTGA